A genome region from Aliivibrio salmonicida LFI1238 includes the following:
- a CDS encoding outer membrane lipoprotein-sorting protein: MKNKIKLVIKIVLFFAFFGVVGHVFAAETLSAKAIVEKSDKQMRGESRYIELTMNVIRPDSTRSLSMKSWNKGKDLSLVLVTAPAEERGNASLKRDNEIWNWDPRAEKVSKIVPSKLDRFWLASDFTTNDVSNQSSIVADYDQTIIKEEVIDGDKTWVIDAIAKPDAPIMLSKVRLWISQKTFIQRKVESYDEFNKLVNTMSTNDIKEFNGRNVATRIDMIPANKSGYKTEILINKAHFDFIIDDEFFSKLQMKSLRN; encoded by the coding sequence ATGAAAAATAAAATCAAACTGGTTATTAAAATTGTTCTATTTTTTGCGTTTTTTGGAGTCGTTGGGCATGTTTTTGCTGCAGAAACGCTGTCAGCAAAGGCGATTGTTGAAAAATCAGATAAGCAGATGCGAGGAGAGTCAAGATACATAGAATTGACCATGAACGTCATCCGTCCTGATTCGACACGAAGTCTGAGTATGAAAAGTTGGAATAAAGGAAAAGACCTTTCTTTAGTGCTTGTTACCGCTCCCGCAGAAGAACGGGGAAATGCGTCTCTGAAACGTGACAATGAGATTTGGAATTGGGATCCAAGAGCAGAGAAGGTCAGTAAAATTGTGCCATCAAAATTAGACCGATTTTGGTTGGCATCGGACTTTACGACTAATGATGTGAGCAATCAATCATCGATAGTGGCCGACTATGATCAAACAATCATCAAAGAAGAGGTGATTGACGGCGATAAAACGTGGGTGATTGATGCCATTGCAAAACCAGATGCCCCTATCATGTTGAGCAAAGTGCGTTTATGGATTTCACAAAAGACGTTTATTCAACGTAAAGTCGAATCGTACGATGAGTTTAATAAATTGGTTAATACGATGAGCACGAATGATATTAAAGAGTTTAATGGCCGCAATGTTGCCACTCGTATCGATATGATCCCTGCCAATAAATCGGGTTATAAAACCGAAATTCTTATTAATAAAGCGCATTTTGATTTCATTATTGATGATGAATTTTTCTCTAAATTACAGATGAAATCATTACGTAACTGA